Proteins encoded in a region of the Acidobacteriota bacterium genome:
- a CDS encoding creatininase family protein: MRLLTSALIVVVALPVFAQQRGVELANLTWVEAEKILAGDQVVVIPLGAGSKEHGPHLRLDNDYQLAEYFKRRVLAESNVVVAPTITYHYYPAFLSPGSTHLRQETARDVVVDIVNSLTPHGPRRFYVLNTGVSTLVPLKASAEELAKAGLLMRYTDVLTIATAEEEKVKQQPEGTHADEIETSMMLYIAPERVDMSKAAKDISPREGGRGGLTRVPGRGVGRYSPTGIYGDATLATREKGRAVVEAMVAGMLREIEDLRKAPLPPKR; this comes from the coding sequence ATGCGCTTGCTCACATCGGCTCTGATTGTTGTTGTCGCACTGCCCGTATTCGCACAGCAGCGAGGCGTCGAGCTGGCCAACCTGACCTGGGTCGAAGCCGAGAAAATTTTAGCCGGCGACCAGGTCGTTGTCATTCCTCTCGGAGCCGGGTCGAAGGAGCATGGTCCGCACCTGCGTCTCGACAACGACTACCAACTCGCGGAGTACTTCAAGCGCCGAGTGCTGGCCGAGAGCAACGTTGTGGTGGCGCCCACGATTACGTATCACTACTACCCGGCGTTCCTGAGTCCGGGATCCACACACCTGCGTCAGGAGACCGCTCGTGATGTGGTGGTGGACATCGTAAACAGCCTGACACCGCACGGACCGCGCCGCTTCTATGTGCTGAACACCGGCGTCTCTACGTTGGTTCCGCTGAAAGCCAGTGCGGAAGAACTGGCGAAGGCCGGTCTGCTGATGCGATACACCGATGTGCTGACGATTGCGACAGCCGAAGAGGAGAAAGTGAAACAGCAGCCCGAAGGTACGCACGCGGATGAAATCGAGACGTCGATGATGCTCTACATCGCACCCGAGCGCGTGGACATGAGCAAAGCCGCGAAAGACATCAGTCCGCGCGAGGGCGGCCGCGGCGGCCTTACGCGCGTGCCGGGCCGCGGCGTCGGGCGTTACTCACCGACGGGCATCTACGGCGACGCCACCCTGGCCACGCGCGAGAAGGGACGCGCGGTGGTGGAAGCAATGGTCGCCGGCATGTTGCGCGAGATCGAAGATCTGCGCAAAGCGCCGCTCCCGCCAAAACGTTAG